From Halapricum desulfuricans, a single genomic window includes:
- a CDS encoding glutaredoxin family protein, which translates to MERSEAIRLAIALGMMGGIVAGTLVYVQNPTASDDTDWDVDVSELSTEDNTSVCVVFFYSPGCPHCGNVEEFLAAVPDDVNLTVQRYEVRKEPARFDRYLEAYDVPESDRGSVPAVLVGEEYAIGDRPAIELIVNAIESGKTVRCPAVNETTS; encoded by the coding sequence ATGGAGCGGTCAGAGGCGATACGACTGGCGATCGCGCTCGGGATGATGGGCGGTATCGTGGCCGGCACGCTCGTGTACGTCCAGAACCCGACAGCGAGCGACGACACGGACTGGGACGTGGATGTCTCAGAGCTATCGACCGAGGACAACACCAGCGTCTGTGTCGTCTTCTTTTACTCGCCGGGCTGTCCGCACTGTGGAAACGTCGAAGAATTCCTCGCTGCCGTCCCCGACGACGTGAATCTCACCGTGCAGAGATACGAGGTCCGGAAGGAACCTGCTCGTTTCGATCGGTATCTCGAAGCCTACGACGTGCCCGAATCCGATCGCGGATCCGTCCCCGCCGTGCTCGTCGGCGAGGAGTACGCCATCGGCGACCGACCCGCAATCGAACTGATCGTCAATGCGATCGAGTCGGGCAAGACTGTCCGCTGTCCAGCGGTCAACGAAACGACGAGCTGA